The Hymenobacter sp. DG25A nucleotide sequence GGCGTCCAGCAGTTCTTTATATGTGGTGGTCTGAGCCATGATAGGGGTTCCTCTGGAAGATTAGCGTTTCGAGAACTGGAACGAACGACGCGCTTTGCGCTTGCCGAATTTCTTACGTTCCACCATGCGCGGGTCACGGGTCAGGAAGCCTTCTTTCTTCAGCGCGGGACGAACCTCAGCGTTGTCGCCTACAAGGGCTTTCGAGATGGCCAGACGGATGGCTTCAGCCTGAGCCGAGATGCCACCACCGCGCACGTTCACCTTCACGTCATACTGCCCGAGTTGCTCGAGGGTAGCGAAAGGCTGGTTCACGATGTTTTCCAGGAGTTCATTGCCAAAATAGGCTTTCATTTCCCGGCCATTGATAGTGATATTCCCTTGCCCGGCTTGCATGTAAATGCGAGCCACCGAGGTTTTTCTTCTACCAGAGGTGTTGGAGATTTCCATTAATAGAAAGGTTAGAGAAAACAGTGAAGCCTGTTACGGCTTAGAGGTTCGTCAGTTCAACAGCTTTCGGCTGCTGGGCTTCGTGTGGGTGTTCAGCACCGGCATACACGAACAGGTTACGGAATTGCTCGCGGCCCAGGCGGTTGCCCTGCAGCATGCCCTTCACGGCGTGCTCAATCACACTAGCGGAGTTCTTGGCTTTCTTGTCACGCAGGTTAATGCGCTTCTGACCGCCGGGGTAGCCCGAGTGCGAAATGTAGATTTTGTCGGTCATCTTTTTACCAGTCACGCGCAGCTTGTCGGCGTTGATAACGATGACGTTGTCGCCGCAGTCGGAGTTGGGCGTGAACGATGGCTTGTGCTTGCCACGCAGCATGTTGGCAATCTGGCTGGCCAGACGGCCCAGCGGCGCAACACTGGCATCAACCACAACCCAGGCCTTATCGGCGTTGGCTTTGTTGACGGATACCGTCTTGAAGCTCAGATGATCCATTGGGGAAGGGGGTAAGCGTTTGGAAATGAGAAGGAAACCGAACACGGTCCGGCAAAAACGGACACAAAGTTACCGCCTTTCAGGCAAAATGCAAGCTGCTGGCTAATTATTGTCCCTGAAACCCACGGAGTTTGGGTTTTAGTTTACATTCGGAAAGCATACTCTGCTTTCCTGGTTGCCATCTATACGTTTTAAGCGTACTGCCGCATCGTATCCACCAGCACGCGGAAATCCTTGGGATAGGGCGCCTCTACCGTAATACTTTCCCCATTCAGGCGGGCAAAGGTGAGGTTGGCGGCGTGCAGGGCGAAGCGCTTGATGAACGGCTGCTCTTCCTCGCCTTCCTTCATGTTGAATTTCTTCTTGAGGGAGGAAAGAAAGAAGTCGTCGCCGCCGTACACCTTGTCGCCTACAATAGGCGCCTGCAGGTACATCAGGTGCAGCCGGATCTGGTGCATACGGCCTGTTACGGGTTGGCACTCCAGCAGAGTGTGGCGGGCAAACGTTTCTAAGGTGCGGATCAGCGTGACGGCAGGCTTACCCTTAAAGGCCAGCCTTGCCTTGCCTTTGGTAGTGGTTTCAATACTGCGGTCTACGCGCAGGCCATCGTACTGGTGCACGCCCCAGGCCACGGCGTGGTACACTTTCTTGACCTCGCGGTTTTCAAATTGCATAGCCAAGTGGCGGTAGGCTTCGGGGTTTTTGGCCAGGGCCAGCGCGCCGCTGGTTTCCTTGTCGAGGCGGTGGCAGGCCTGCACATCTTCGTACACCTCGCGCGCCAGGCGCAGGATGTTGGGAGCGCCGCCAAACCGCTCATCCAGCGTGGCTAAAAACGGGGGTTTATTGATGATGACGAAGTCCTCGTCCTCAAACAAAATCAGATCCTTGAAATTCGGTAGCTTCATAACAGGCCACAAAGGTACGGCAATGTTCGCGAAGCCCTACCGTGCCGGCCAACGGGCTTCCCTACTCTTCCTTTTGAAGGGCTGCCGCTTTCCGCGGCTTGGGCAGCTTAAACTCCAGCGCCGTGCCCTGGCCTACCTCGCTGTGCACCCTAATGCTGGACTTATGCGCCTCCACAATATGCTTGCTGATAGCCAGCCCCAGTCCGGAGCCGCCCGAGTCGCGGGAGCGGCTTTTATCAATGCGGTAGAAGCGCTCAAAAATGCGGTGCTGGTGCTCTTTGGGAATTCCGGCGCCGTCGTCGCGTACTTCCAGCCGCACGTTTTTGCCGCTTTCGTGCAGGCTTACTACCACGTGCCCGCCCTCCCGGCCGTGCTTAATGGCATTATCAATGAGGTTGATGAGCACCTGCCGGATGCGGTTACGGTCGGCCAGCACGCGCAGGCCGCCGGGTGGAGTAGTGGGCGGAAACAGCTCTAAGTGCACATGGCGCTCGGCGGCTTTCTGCTCCAGCAACTCAAACAGCTCCTGTACCAGCTCCACTACATCAAACACCTTGCGGCGCATCCGGATTACGCCTTTTTCCAGCTGCGAAATAGTCACCAGGTCATGTACCAGCGCATCCAGTGCATCTAGGCTGTTGGCCGCTTTGCGCAGAAACTTGTCCCGGATGAATTCGTCCATCTCCGCACCTTCTTCCAGCACGGTGTGCACAAAGCCCTGGGCCGCAAAAATGGGAGTTTTCAGCTCGTGCGATACATCGGCCAGAAACTCCCGGCGGAGCTCCTGCAGACGGCGCAACTCATCAATTTCGCGCTGCTTTCGCTCGGCCATCTGCAGAATTTCGTCCCGCATGCGCTTCAGCGGCTCCGGCCGGAACAGAAACTTGTTGGAAAGGCGGCGGAATTCTTTGCGCTTAATGTGCTCCAGGCCGGCGTAGATGTTGTTGATTTCCTGGAAAATCAGCGCTTCAAAGCTCAGATACACCAGCAGGAAACAGGCCGCCACCGTGACGCCGGCCCCCAGAAATGCCTCGCGGAACGGTAAAGTGGGCGCTATCCAGGCAAAGGCCGTGAGCACTCCCCCCACCAGCAGGGCAATGATAATGGCAATAGAGCGTGATGAGAGGTCCATGGGAAAAATTGCCTGCAACAAAAGCCGCCAGAAACCTCCTTCAGCCAATCAGCTAAAAAAATCGGGTATCTGGTGGGGCTAAAAATAAAGCGTCATAGCCAGGCGGGCCATTGCGCATGAGGCCAGAAGAGTAGCGCGGCGGCTATTGGTCTATATTGAATTTGTAGCCGACGCCTTTAATGGTCTGGATATGGTGGTCGCCTATTTTCTCGCGCACTTTGCGCACGTGCACATCCACGGTGCGGGCCAGCACAAACACGTCGTTGCCCCAGATATTCTGCAACAGTTCGTCGCGGTTAAACACCTTGTGGGGCGAGGCCGCCAGGAAGGCCAGCAGTTCAAACTCTTTTTTAGGGAGGCTGATTTTTTTACCGTTCTGGTACACGGCAAAGCCGGTGCGGTCAATGGTGAGGCCGTTTAGTTCAATGGTTTCCGACTGATGCTGCGGGTCTTTATCGCGGCGCACAAATGCAGCCAAGCGGCTGAGCAGGGCCCGGGGCTTAATGGGCTTGGCAATGAAATCATCGGCCCCCGCCTCAAAGGCCGCTACTTCCGAAAATTCCTCGGCGCGGGCCGTCAGAAAGATGATGTAGGTGTCTTTAAATTTGGGCATGCTGCGCAGCTGCCGGCAGGCCGCAATGCCGTCCAGGTGGGGCATCATTACATCCAGCAGGATGATATCGGGGCCGAACTGGGGGGCTATTTCCAGGGCTTTGCGGCCATCCGGAGCACTGGCTACCTCATAGCCTTCCTTGCGCAGGTTGTATTCCAGCAGCTCTACAATATCCGGATCATCATCTACCACCAGAATTTTGTAGGCATTGGGTTGAGCGGGCGTATGCACAGCAGGGGAGGGTTAGAGCGGAAAAGAATGCGCGAGGACAAAAGTATACCGGGCTGGGGCTTACTACGTGTTACCTTTTCGTGAACAAACCCGCGGCAGGTATAAAAAAAGCGGCCCGAATGGGCCGCTTTCGTTGGAGGTCAGTTTTTGGCTACCACATTCAGCCGGTTTTTCAGCCCCTGGTACTTGTACATGTCCACTTTCACGGACCCGACAAACATTTCGGCCTGGATAAGGACCGGAATCTTGTTCCGGTCGTCAGAGAGATACACGGTTATGGCGTTTTCACCGCTAAAGAGCTTATTCTTCGGCATTTTGGGTATCAGCTTAATAGCCCGGATGCTGCCAGCTTTGGTTTCCACCGTCTCGCGGCCTCTGTACACCACGTCCATGTCAAACACCTGGTCGTCGAAGAAGCCTTTCACGGGAATTACCTCGCCAATGCGGCGCTGGTCAAAATTGACGGTGCGCAGGAAATAAAACCCGCTGACCACATCCTGAATGTTGTCCGGCACCTTGTAGGTACCGCGCTTAGGGGCGTCTTTGTCCTTTTTGCGGCTTTCTACCTTGGCCATGTCGCGCTCATGGTCGAAATCGATGGTTTCCTTTTTGCGGTAGTTACCCTCCTCAATATTGCGGAAGAACTTCTGGGGCAAAATACTGGTGGTGTCGATGTAAGAGCGCCACGTGTCGCGGATGCGCAGGAAAAAGTCGAAGGAGCCGGTGGTGCGGCCGGTAACGGTGGCCTTGTAGCAGGGCCGCTCGTTCACGCGGTGCAGGTCGTCGGAGAGGACGATGGTGGCTTCGGCCGCATTAATCAGGCCGTAGTGCACTTTGTAGTGGAGGGATTCTCCTTTGGTAAAGCTGGAGTTGGGTACCGTGCGTACGGTAGCCTCCGGCCGGGCAGCCAGCAGTCCCACAGTAGCCAGCGCAGAAAGAGTAGAAAGTATAAACCAGCGGCGAAACATATGATGCGTCAGTTGAAGCGAAATGGCTGGCCCTATTCAAATGCGGTGCCAGCAAATATAAGCAACCCACAAAGTACTTGCCTCAGTCCATTTGTTCCGTACGAACGAAAAAGCCTGAAAGGAGTTGGCAGGAGCAAACTGGAATGAGTTAGATATTGCTGAAGTGCAAAAAGAGCAGAACCAACCCTAGCAATTTACGGAAAGTGTATCGGGAAAACCATAGTACAACAAAAAAGCCCCTCCAATAGTTGGAGGGGCTTTGTCTTTCGCAGCGAACGGGCTTATTCTTCGTCAGCGCCTTCGCCGTGTGCATCTACAGTGCGGTCTTCCGGAATAGCGGCCAGGGCAGCTTCGGGTTCCCCTTTCACCATAGCGCGGATTTGCGCTTCAATCTTGTCCGCCAGCTCAGGGTTATCGTGCAGGATGGTTTTTACCCCCTCACGGCCCTGGCCCAGCCGGTCGCCGTTGTACGAGAACCAGGAGCCCGACTTGGCAATAATGCCCATATCAACGCCCAGGTCCAGAATTTCACCCACTTTGGAGATGCCTTCGCCGTAGATGATGTCAAACTCCACCACTTTAAAGGGCGGTGCTACTTTGTTCTTCACCACCTTCACCTTGGTGCGGTTACCGGTTACGTTGTCCTTGTCTTCCTTGATCTGGCCAATGCGGCGAATATCCAAGCGAACCGAGGCGTAGAACTTCAGGGCGTTACCACCGGTGGTAGTTTCGGGCGAGCCGAACATTACCCCGATTTTCTCCCGCAGCTGGTTGATGAAAATGCAGCAGCAGCCGGTTTTGTTGATGGTACCGGTGAGCTTCCGCAGGGCCTGCGACATCAGACGCGCATGCAGACCCACTTTCGAGTCACCCATGTCGCCTTCCAGTTCGCCTTTCGGCACCAGGGCAGCTACGGAGTCAATAACGATGATATCAATGGCGCCGGAGGAAATCAGCTGATCAGCAATTTCCAGGGCTTGCTCGCCATTGTCGGGCTGGGCAATAAGCAGATTGGTGGTATCGATGCCCAGCTTCTCGGCATACGACTTATCGAAGGCGTGCTCGGCGTCGATGAAAGCCGCCAGGCCACCTTTTTTCTGTGCTTCGGCAATGCAGTGCAGCGTCAGCGTGGTTTTGCCCGAGGATTCCGGGCCGTAAATCTCAACGACACGGCCGCGAGGCAATCCGCCGATACCCAGAGCAATGTCCAGACCAAGCGAGCCAGTGCTGATAGCCGGAATATCGACGACCTTGTTGTCGCTCAGTTTCATGACGGTGCCCTTGCCGTAGGCCTTGTCCAGCTTGTCCATTGTAAGCTGGAGGGCTTTCATTTTCTCGGTAAGAGGGTTTGAAGCGGTTTTCTCGGCTTTATCAGAGGTTGCAGCCATTAGGGAGGGGTTAAGTAGAAATGCTTAGGTTTGGTGAATGTAGGCGTTTTGGGCGGCCTGCACAACCGGGCAGCCGGCTTTTGAGTACCGGACAGCAAGGCCGTTTCGGGCCGGCTCATGATAACGCAGCCGAGCTATATTTTGTCCCCGCAATGCTAAAAAAATTCGTTGGTTTTAGGATGTTTTTTCTGTGCTAAATTTTTTAGGAAAGCGCCTGCTGCGTTACCCGCTGATCCTGATAGCGCTAGGCTGGTTGAGCGGTGTCAACCCGGCCTGGGCCCAGCTGGATAACCGGGCTTTTTTGCACCCGCTACCCCTTGGGCCGCAATACGAGCGGCAGCTGCGGTTGGATGTGCAGGGCTTCCTCTTTAACAAGGACAACGAGTATTTCAACAAGATAGACCC carries:
- the rpsI gene encoding 30S ribosomal protein S9, giving the protein MEISNTSGRRKTSVARIYMQAGQGNITINGREMKAYFGNELLENIVNQPFATLEQLGQYDVKVNVRGGGISAQAEAIRLAISKALVGDNAEVRPALKKEGFLTRDPRMVERKKFGKRKARRSFQFSKR
- the rplM gene encoding 50S ribosomal protein L13, yielding MDHLSFKTVSVNKANADKAWVVVDASVAPLGRLASQIANMLRGKHKPSFTPNSDCGDNVIVINADKLRVTGKKMTDKIYISHSGYPGGQKRINLRDKKAKNSASVIEHAVKGMLQGNRLGREQFRNLFVYAGAEHPHEAQQPKAVELTNL
- a CDS encoding RluA family pseudouridine synthase, with translation MKLPNFKDLILFEDEDFVIINKPPFLATLDERFGGAPNILRLAREVYEDVQACHRLDKETSGALALAKNPEAYRHLAMQFENREVKKVYHAVAWGVHQYDGLRVDRSIETTTKGKARLAFKGKPAVTLIRTLETFARHTLLECQPVTGRMHQIRLHLMYLQAPIVGDKVYGGDDFFLSSLKKKFNMKEGEEEQPFIKRFALHAANLTFARLNGESITVEAPYPKDFRVLVDTMRQYA
- a CDS encoding sensor histidine kinase translates to MDLSSRSIAIIIALLVGGVLTAFAWIAPTLPFREAFLGAGVTVAACFLLVYLSFEALIFQEINNIYAGLEHIKRKEFRRLSNKFLFRPEPLKRMRDEILQMAERKQREIDELRRLQELRREFLADVSHELKTPIFAAQGFVHTVLEEGAEMDEFIRDKFLRKAANSLDALDALVHDLVTISQLEKGVIRMRRKVFDVVELVQELFELLEQKAAERHVHLELFPPTTPPGGLRVLADRNRIRQVLINLIDNAIKHGREGGHVVVSLHESGKNVRLEVRDDGAGIPKEHQHRIFERFYRIDKSRSRDSGGSGLGLAISKHIVEAHKSSIRVHSEVGQGTALEFKLPKPRKAAALQKEE
- a CDS encoding response regulator transcription factor — its product is MHTPAQPNAYKILVVDDDPDIVELLEYNLRKEGYEVASAPDGRKALEIAPQFGPDIILLDVMMPHLDGIAACRQLRSMPKFKDTYIIFLTARAEEFSEVAAFEAGADDFIAKPIKPRALLSRLAAFVRRDKDPQHQSETIELNGLTIDRTGFAVYQNGKKISLPKKEFELLAFLAASPHKVFNRDELLQNIWGNDVFVLARTVDVHVRKVREKIGDHHIQTIKGVGYKFNIDQ
- a CDS encoding DUF3108 domain-containing protein codes for the protein MFRRWFILSTLSALATVGLLAARPEATVRTVPNSSFTKGESLHYKVHYGLINAAEATIVLSDDLHRVNERPCYKATVTGRTTGSFDFFLRIRDTWRSYIDTTSILPQKFFRNIEEGNYRKKETIDFDHERDMAKVESRKKDKDAPKRGTYKVPDNIQDVVSGFYFLRTVNFDQRRIGEVIPVKGFFDDQVFDMDVVYRGRETVETKAGSIRAIKLIPKMPKNKLFSGENAITVYLSDDRNKIPVLIQAEMFVGSVKVDMYKYQGLKNRLNVVAKN
- the recA gene encoding recombinase RecA, whose product is MAATSDKAEKTASNPLTEKMKALQLTMDKLDKAYGKGTVMKLSDNKVVDIPAISTGSLGLDIALGIGGLPRGRVVEIYGPESSGKTTLTLHCIAEAQKKGGLAAFIDAEHAFDKSYAEKLGIDTTNLLIAQPDNGEQALEIADQLISSGAIDIIVIDSVAALVPKGELEGDMGDSKVGLHARLMSQALRKLTGTINKTGCCCIFINQLREKIGVMFGSPETTTGGNALKFYASVRLDIRRIGQIKEDKDNVTGNRTKVKVVKNKVAPPFKVVEFDIIYGEGISKVGEILDLGVDMGIIAKSGSWFSYNGDRLGQGREGVKTILHDNPELADKIEAQIRAMVKGEPEAALAAIPEDRTVDAHGEGADEE